In the genome of Deltaproteobacteria bacterium, the window CACGCCCCGTACTCGACTGAACCCTTCCTATTTCTTCCTTGAAAGACCTTCTCTTTTTATCAAGTAAATAAGGAAACTTACCAAGGATCTTTCTGTTAGGTATTATTTTTAAGTTGCTTTTGCCATTATTTTATATATAGAATTAAGACAAGTTTTATTGAGGAATCAATAGATTAAGTAATCTTTAACTTTCCAGGGTCTGGCAACATTTCGGGGAACCTCCGAATTACTTTACCCTGGAGGATACGAAGAGGAAAAAGAATATCCGTAAAATACCAGGTACAGTTTTGTTCGAACTCAAGGCGATTACGCAAAAAGAAGTTGCCGTTGCCTTTGCGAAGGTCAAGGTTATTGGAAAATAATATGAGTTGGGGAAGAAAAAGAGGGGTGGCGGAGAACCGTGATATCGTCAGGGAAGATTAGATGCCTGGAAAGTTATGCACGTTCAGGATGTCCCCTCTCTTCGTTGGTTTTTGAAAAAGAAGTTGGTGTTTTTGTTTTGACGAAAGGAGAAAATCGAAATGGATTTTGATTTGACCGTCATTCCTGCCGGGAGAATTGAGCAGTCCATTTTGCAGATTCGCGGACTTCGCGTCATGGTTGATGCCGATTTGGCCATGCTTTATGGAGTGACAACAAAGGTCCTCAATCAGGCAGTAAAACGCAACAAGGACCGTTTCCCGGGAGATTTCATGTTTCAACTGACTCCAGAAGAAAAACTCAAGGTGGTCACAAATTGTGACCACCTTTCTCGACTTCGCTTTTCACCGGTCCTCCCTTATGCCTTTACCGATGTTATGGCTTAAATTGTTTGTCTAAGTTGTTTTGGCCAATCCAACCGGGGATGAGAAGGATCAGGAAAAATCAACGACAATCGGAAAAATGGGGGGAAGTTTTTTGATCCAATTTTGATACTAAGAGGTAAGAGCAGACCTTTTTCAGATGATGACATCCACCGAATTAGATAAACTCATCAGGATTGGTGAAGGATTCACCATTGAATTTAAAATGACCCCTTCCCATTTGGGACGAGAGATATGTGCCTTTGCCAATGCCTCCGGCGGCCGGATTTTGATCGGAGTAGATGACCAGGGTCATAAAATTGGTATTAAGAATCTTAATCGCACCAAGTCTGAAATTCAAAACATCGCCCGAAACATTGATCCTCCGGTCCTCTTGGATTTTGAAACTGTAACTGACATCTTAGTGGTCACCGTTCCAACCGGACCCAACAAACCCTATTCGGCCAATGGAATTTTTTACATCCGGGAAGCCTCCAATAGCCAACAGATGAAGCGGGATGAAATCCGGGAGTTCTTCTTTCGAGAAGGCCTGATTCGGTTTGACGAACAACCATG includes:
- a CDS encoding ORF6N domain-containing protein; amino-acid sequence: MDFDLTVIPAGRIEQSILQIRGLRVMVDADLAMLYGVTTKVLNQAVKRNKDRFPGDFMFQLTPEEKLKVVTNCDHLSRLRFSPVLPYAFTDVMA